The Candidatus Margulisiibacteriota bacterium DNA window GAAATAGACGACATAGGACTGGACAGCATAGACAAAAAGATCATTCTTACCATTGCCGACAAATTCCAGGGCGGTCCGGTAGGCATTGAGACCATCTCGGCCTCTATCAGCGAGGACCCAGGGACAGTGGAAGATGTTTACGAGCCGTATCTGCTTCAGATTGGTTTTTTGGACAGGACTCCCCGCGGAAGAGTTTTGACAAGGCCGGCCTACGAGCATTTTGGGCGCAGCATTCCCAAAAGCATGGAGGAGCTTGGCCGGCAGGAAAGGCTTTTATAGAGCATGTGGTTCAATATCTTTGTGATCCTGACGGTATCTTTGGGTGTAACGGCTTTTGCCGTTGCCAACTCAACTCCCGTTAGCGTTAATCTGATCTTCTGGCAGAGCCGGCAGATGTCTCTTTCCATAGTCATACTTGTTTCAGTTCTCACGGGTTTTTCCTTTGCAGGGCTTTTGGCGCTTTACCAGAAGATAAAAGACCTGCTGAAGATGGCGGACCTGGAAGCAAAGTTAAGGAGAGCCCAGCAACAGAACAACGAAAAAGAGGCTGCCGGCTAGGCTTTCTTCCCTCCAAAATATATCAGTATTCCTGTTCATAGGTGATATAATTTTCTAAAATGGGATATTATGTCAAAAGAACAACGGCGGTCTTTGCGATGCTGTCAATATATCTCCTCGTCAGCGGGTTCTCGCTTTTTACCAAAGAAACACCCGTCCATGTTTTTATTAAGGACGAAATAATAAGACAGTCCTCTGCCATGCTGGGCAGAAAGGTCTATGTTGGCAGGGCCTATGGAGGGCTGCTGAATTCCGTAACCCTGGAAGACATAAGGGTCCCGGGCGATGGCTTGGCAAATAGCAGGGATATCATCAGGATCAAGAAAGCGGTGGTCAAATATAATCTGATGAAAGCCGCTTTTGCCAGGGATGTAATACCTTCCATTTACAGGATCGATATATCAGGCCCGGAAGTCTTACTTGAGAGGGACAAAAATGGCATTTGGAACCTTGCAAGACTTGCGGCAGGGGAGAAAGGCGGCGGAGCCCCGCCGGTCTTCAGGTCAAGGATCCAAATTAATAACGGGACCCTGGATTATCTTGATTCTTTAGGTTACGGGCAGCCTCTTGCAAAACCGTTCAGGCAGGTCTTTACAGAAGTTTCCGCCTATTTTGACCTGCGAAAGAAAGATGTGATCGCCTTCAATGCTTCCGGCGTGTCGGGGAAAGCTCAGGCAAGGGCGCAGGGAAAGGTCAATCTTGCTTTCAAACAAAAAGGTCTCGGGGAAACGGTCAAGGCGCAGGTCAAGGTAAAGGCAGCAAAACTTCCCCTGCGCGATTGGATCCTTCTTATCGGCATCCCCGGCCTGATTTCACTTGACCTTGACGGCTTTGCAGATGTTGACCTCTCGACTTCAACGCCTCCTTCGGCTTTTGTCCAGGGAGAGGTCCGCATCGCCGGAGGAAAGATCTACGGAAGAGAGTTTGGCGGAGGAATAAAGGTTGACCTGAAGGACGGCAGGACAAAGCTTGATCTGGACCGGGCGGTCTTTTGCGGAGGGAGAATAAGAGGCGGGGCTGTTTTTGACCTTAACAGAAAAGGGATAGCCTTAAAGTCCGATATCAGGACCTATGGAACAGACCTTTCTATGCTGGCTGCCGGCGCTTCCGGAAGGGCCACTGCAGCGATAAGCATGGAAGGCATTATGACAGATCTTGGCATACAGGCGAACTTTGATCTTGCCGGCGCGGACTTTGACGGTATCAGACCTGAAAAAATATCACTTTCCGGAAGACTGAAGGAGGATTCGCTGGCAGTTGATTACTTTGCGGCATCAAACAAGAAAAGCAAAGTTGAGCTGACGGGTCTTTTAAGGAATGTGTCCGGAGCAGGCTTTATCTTAGAACCCTTTGCCAGCATCGACCTTTCGGGGCAGATGGAGCTCAGCGGCGAAAAGATATTCGGACAAAGCATACGGTCCGCCAGAGGTTCTTTTGCTGTTGAAAAGGGGTCCCTTTTCCTTAATCAGATCTCCGTTATATCCGGAGCATCGGACCTTACGGTTTCGGGAAAGTTTGGCCCGGGCAGGGAGACCGATATCGCCCTTCATTCCAGAGCTTTTGATATGGAAGACCTGTCTTTCCTGAAAAGGCATCTGCCAAAGGACCTTGGGGCGGTAACGGGACGGGGCTCCCTTGAGGCAAGGATCTCGGGAATGTCTCCAAAGAGCTTTGGACGGGACTTTTTTAAGAACATCGAAGCTTACAGCGGATTTGCGGTTTTCAGGGCAGAAAAAATAGGGCTCGCCCGTCAGGAGATAGAAAGCGCCTCGGCCGCCATTAGCCTGGAAAGAGGCAGGATAAAGATCAATTCAACTCAGGTCAGGACAAGGAATTCTTCCGTCAGTTTTGAAGGAGAGGCTGATCGAAGGGGTCTGGACCTTTCCGCAAAAGGGGTCCTTGAGCTTGCCGATCTTAGGCCGATCACGCAAAAATATGCCAGGATACTCGGGCGCATTTCTTTTTCTGCCAGAGCAAAAGGGCCGCTGCAAAAACCTCATTTAAGCTCCGCCTTTATTGCCGATCGGCCCTCGTACAATGATATAAAGATCGACCGGCTTTCGGGAAATGTTTTTTATGAAGGAGG harbors:
- a CDS encoding LapA family protein — protein: MWFNIFVILTVSLGVTAFAVANSTPVSVNLIFWQSRQMSLSIVILVSVLTGFSFAGLLALYQKIKDLLKMADLEAKLRRAQQQNNEKEAAG